From Hymenobacter sediminicola:
GGTCATTTCTTGGATTTCAACCATGGGGATGGAGAAAATGAGGGTGGGGGAATTTTGGGGGAAGGAACAGAGCGGTACTTGCGTGTTGTATCTTTGAGGAGTGCGCGGCGGCGCGGCACAGCGTTTACGTTGAATGGCTCAAAACCGGCTATTGCTAGTCCGGCACAAAGCCCCGCTCCGTGGCACACACCTCAATTCGGGTGCAAAAGTAACCCAATTTCCGGTTACGGCCATTGGCGGCGCTATCTTCGCGACGGACAGGCCGTATGACTTCCGGCTTCTATTCCCTTCTGCCGTGCGCGCACTTTCCGCTACCAATAAATACCTGTTTCGCTATAAATGGCACTTCCTCGGTGGCGTGCTGTTCGTGGCTTTGAGCACGCTGCTGGCCATTTTCCCGGCTCAGATAGTGCGCTACGCCTTCGATTTGGTAAGTGAGGGCATCGACCTGTACCATCTGTTTGCGGGCACCTCAGCACAGAGTGAGGTGTATTCGCTGTTCGGGCGCAACGTGTTGCTGTATGGCACCCTCATTATTGTGCTGGCGCTGTTGCGGGGCGTGTTTCTGTTTTTCATGCGCCAGACGCTCATCGTGATGAGCCGGCACGTGGAAAACGACCAGAAAAACGAAATCTACCAGCACTACCAAAGCCTGCCGCTGGCCTTCTACCGCCGCCACAGCACCGGCGACCTGATGTCTCGCATCAGCGAGGATGTGGGCCGGGTGCGCATGTACATCGGGCCGGCGCTGATGTATTTTATGCAGCTCGTCATTCTGTTCGTGCTCATCGTGCCGCTCATGCTGATGGTAAACGTGAAGCTGACGCTCTACACACTGCTGCCACTGCCTGTTTTGAGCGTGAGCATCTTCTACGTGAATACCCTGATTGAGCGTAAATCCGACGAAATCCAACGCTCTTTGGCTTCCATGACCACCTTCGTGCAGGAGGCATTTTCGGGCATCCGGGTACTGAAGTCGTTTGTGCGCGAAGAAGACTCGCACCGGCAATTCTCCATTGCCTCGGAGCATTACAAGGAGAAGTCGTTGAGCCTGAACTTTGTGAACTCGCTGTTTTTCCCGTTGATTCTGTTTCTGGTGGGCCTGAGCACCATCGTAACAGTGTGGCTGGGCGGGCAGGAGGTTATCCGGGGCACCATCACCACGGGCAGCATTGCCGAGTTTCTGATTTACGTGAACCTGCTGACCTGGCCCGTGACGGCGCTGGGCTGGACCAGCAGCCTTGTGCAGCGCGCCGAAGCCTCGCAGGCCCGCATCAACGAGTTTCTGGACCAGAAAACCGACATCGTGTCGCGCGAGAACGTGCAGCAGGAAATTCAGGGCGACATCGTCTTTGATAACGTCAGCTTCACCTATCCTGACACCGGCATACAGGCGCTACGCAACGTGAGCTTCCGCATTCGGCCGGGCCAGACGCTGGCCGTCATCGGCAATACGGGCTCCGGCAAAAGCACGGTGGCCGTGCTGCTCTGCCGCCTGTTCGATGTGAGTGAGGGCGCCATCCGGATTGACAACGTGGATGTGCGCGACTTCGCCCTGACCAGCCTGCGCGAGCAAATCGGCTACGTGCCGCAGGACGTGTTTCTGTTCTCGGACAGCATCCGCAACAACATCAATTTCGGCCTCGATACTGCCGATGAAGCCCGTATGCTGCAGGCTGCCAAAGACGCCAACGTCTACGACAACATAATGCGCTTCCCAGAAGGCTTCGACACCAAAGTAGGCGAGCGGGGCATTACGCTGTCGGGTGGCCAGAAGCAGCGGGTGAGCATTGCGCGAGCGTTGGTGAAGGAGCCCAAAATCCTGATTCTAGACGATTCGCTGTCGGCCGTGGATACCAACACCGAAAACGCCATTTTGGGCGCCCTGCAGCGCATTATGCACAACCGGACCAGTCTCATCATCTCGCACCGCGTGTCGTCGGTGAAGCTGGCCGACGAAATCCTGGTGCTCGACGACGGCCAGATAGTGCAGCACGGCACGCATGAAGTCCTGATGCAAGACGCCGAGGGCTTGTACCGTGCACTATATGAACGCCAGCTGCAGAGCGAGGACGCAGCGTAGGCTTGCCTTGGAGCTAACTTTCTACTAGCGGATTACCCGTAGCGTGGCGCACGAGTCCTGCTGCCACAACACCTCCACCGCGTACTGCTGCAAAAGCTGCTGACGCTGCTTGTTGCCGCAGACCACCACCGTCTCACCCGTAGCAATCTGGTTTAGTGCATTAGCCTGCCGGTAGGTAAGCTGGTGCTGGCGAGTTTGCTCGGCAATGAATCCATACCATTCCGTGCTGCCATTGTAGCTCGGAGGCATCATCAACGTGTAGGCAGTCAGAGCCGGCAGGTTTTCATGTTGCCGTTGCAGGTGCCGGCCAAACTGCAGTTCCGCCTCTACAAAACGATGACGGTGCTGAGTGGTTAGGTCACTCATAAGGTTGGCGTATGGCCCCCACAGCAGCAGCAACGACCCCAACACCCACAGCACTGGCGGAAGCACAGGAAGCTGAAAGTGGGTATGTGCCGCCTGTGCTAAGGCCCCAATGCCCAGCGCCGCCAACAGTGCCAACGCAGGATAAATGGGGGCATCGTACCACGTAAGCTTGGTTTGCATGCTACTGAGCAGCAACAGATACCAGCCTACCCAGACGCCGCACAGCACGGCCAGCTGGTATTCGGGTGTGGTGCGGGCCTGGCGAATGCCTAAGCCGAAGCCAACTACAGCAAAAGCCAGCCAGAACGAAAACTTGAACTCTGCCAGCAGGCTCGTGTACCAGCCCACAGACTCCTCGTGTCCTTCCAACGATCCGCCAGCGCGTCCGCCTAGCTCATTAGCCCAAACGGCAGCCAAGTACCCCGGCCCTGCAGCCTCCCGAATGGCATAATAGCTTCCCACCATGCCCACTACCGCTAAGCCGCATAAGTATAGGTCACGCCGCCGCAACAACGTAGGCAAGTGGCCGGTAAAAGCCGCCGCCAGCACCAGCGCCGGCAAGCCCAGTACCCCCGCTACGCCTTTCGTAAATACCGCCAGCGTGAAGGCGGCCGCGGCCAGCCACAAGGCACGCCGCGACTCGGTGGCTAAGTATCGTCCGAAAGCCAGCACTCCCGCAGTTGTCCAGAGTACCAGCAAGGCATCATAGTCGCCGGTGCGCGCTACGTGCCAGCCCACATAGCCGGGTGCCGAAACCAACACGACAGCGGCCAGCCACCCCAGTAACGGTCCGCGCAAATAGCGGTGGCCATACCAGAAGAGCAGCAACGTAGTAGCCAGCGCCGCCAGCGCCGATGGCAGTCGTACCGCCAGTTCCGTGTAGCCCAGCGCCTGTATGCTCAGAGCCTGCAGCCATATCATCAGCGGAGGTTTGGTGTTCCACAGGTCCGGCTGGTCCTGGTACATCGTGATAAGCCACTGCTGGTGCTTAAGCATCTGGGCGGCGTTCAGAGCCAGCCGCGACTCATCCCAGAGCTGCATCGGCGCGCTACCCAACCGGAAAAAGAACGAGAAGAATGCCAGAGCCAGCAGAAAAAACAAGGCCAAGCAGACTGCAAGTCTGGAAGAAGAGAACTTAGACAAATGGGAGAGATGCTATAATTATGTGATACAGACGTAACGCGTATTCTCGGCACAATATTCGGCATTTTCCTTAGCCTCCTGAACGTGAAGAGTTGTGTGTCTCTGCTGTATAATCCTGCTGGCTGAAGGCACCTGCTTACCGACACAGCATCTCCGCCGCCTTCCGGCCTACTCCCGCTCCCAGCGCCACGCCCATGCCGTTGCAGCGCAAGGCCCCAAACACGCCCGGCGCCAATGGCCGCACAATTGGCTCCAGTTCAGCCCCGAAGGCCATAACGCCACTCCAGCGGTAGTCGATGCGCACGGCGCGGCCGGGCAGAATTACCTCGCGCAGCAGCTGCTCCAGGTAGTGCTGCACCTGCGGCGTGAGGCCAGGCTCGGTGGTAGCTTCGGCTTCAAAATTAAGGTGGCGGCCACCGCCCAGCAGAATACGGCCATCAATCTGCCGGAAATAGGTGTAGCCTTTGTCGTAGTGGAAGGTACCGGGCAGGTGCAGGCCGGCTATGGGTTCCGTGACTAGCACTTGCCCGCGGCCGGGCTGCGCATCAAGTTCCGGGAAAAACTGCCGGCTGAAGGCATTGGTAGCCAGCAGTACCTGGGGCGCAGATAGTGGCCCCAGCGAAGTTTGGATATTGACCAGGTTGGAACCTGATTCAAGGGCCAGCGCAGCACAGCCGTGCAGCACCACAATGCCTGCCGCCCAGGCACGCCGCAGCAAGGCTTCCATCATGCGGCCGGTATGCAGTGCTCCTTCGGCGGTGTTTTCAAGCATCACCTCGACTCCTGAAAAGCCGGTAGCAGGCAGGTGGGCAGTAGCGTCGCGGAATATTGCTGGTGCCCCAATGACGGGTGCTAGTAGCTCGTTGTAGTACGGTACGGCAGCGCGGCAGCGTTTCGCCAGCTCTGCCTCGGCAGGCCGAAACAGCTCAAATCCTCCGACCGGCTCGTAGCGCAAGGCCTCGTCGCCAAGCAGGCCCCGTAATTCGCCAAGGCCTTCCCAGCGCGCCTGTACTACTTGCACCAGCGCAGCAGTGCCACCGCGTGCTTCCTGCTCCAGCAACTCCGATATACTCCCGAAGCAGGCAAAGCCCGCGTTTTTCGTGCTGGCTCCATTGGGCAGCGTGTCCCGCTCCAGTACCAGCACGCGTGCGCCAGGGCGCAGCTGCCGCAGGTGCAGCGCCGCTGTTAGCCCAACCAGTCCTGCTCCTATAACAACGACATCGAAGCCTTGCAGAAACGTCTGATGCTCCCAATAGGAAAGCGTTGGAATACTCATCCGGCGAAAGTAAATAGTCCTGGCTTCTTGCCTGATTCTGCCAACTCGGGCAGTAAGCGGCTACGGGGTATTTGTGCATAAAAAAAGCCCGCCCGGCAACTGCCAAGCGGGCTTTCTACTAGTAAGCTCAAGCCTATTGTCCTACCATCACGCGCTTCATGCCGTGCCGCTCACCCGAGGTACATTGCACGATATAGGCGCCAGCCGGCAACCCGCTCACGTCGAGTGTGGCTACATCATTGCTGCTTAGCAGGTCGCGGGTGATGACCGGGCGGCCATCCGGACCGTTGATTTCCACGCGGGTTGGGCCAGAGGCATTCGTCCGCACCGTGAGGCGCTTTGTCACCGGATTAGTTTCGGCCCGCACTTTCAGCGCGCCGGTGTTGGTGGCTGGCTGCTCCATCTTATCGGTTACAAGGGCAAGAGGTGCAGTTGGTGCTTCAGCAGGCTTTGTGGCAGCTGTAGCCGGCTTGGCAACCGGCTTAGCAGTAGCTGCTACCGGCGATTTGGCCGACGGCTTAGCCGTAGCCGGCGCTTTAGCCGTGGGGCTCTTAACGGCCGGCTTAGCGGCGGTTTTGGTCTGGGCCTGAACGGGTGTCGACAGCAAGAAAGTGGCTACCAGACAAACGAGTGTAAAGAGTGTTTTCATACGCACGCCTAACGCAAAAGTGAGCAATACAGTATTTTGACAAAGATAGCCAAAATCCATATTCCACCTGAAAAAATATACCTAATCCACTCATAATCAAAGGCCATACTTGGCACCCCGACTTTAATAATTTCAAAATAATATTTCTCCCCTGCTACTTCCTTGGTGCCACCGGCTGGCGTGGCTTGGTCCTACGGCTTGCAGCATCCCCTCCTCCACCCGGTTGAAATATATTGGCTCACTGCAAACCTGTCTGAATCAGCGTCATTTCACCCCTGATAAAACACTGTATTTCAAAATTTTAAGCCAACACTTAATCTTTGTAATAGTCGGCTTGTCCAGCCTGCCAAGGTCTTTTGGTGAGGTGTGCTAAGCAGAAAGTGAGTAAGTTCGAAGGCTCACAACTCAATTTTCATCCTTTCCGCAATGGCTGCACCAACCCTTACCGGACTACGTGCCGGTGTCCTGCACGGCGACGAAGTTCAATCCCTTTTCCAGTATGCCAAGGCGCATTCCTTCGCGCTGCCGGCCGTAAACGTCACCGGCACCAACACGGTGAATGCCGTGCTTGAAACCGCCCATGAGGTGAATTCGCCGGTTATCATTCAATTTTCTAACGGTGGTGCTCAGTTCTTTGCGGGCAAGTACCCCTCGAACGATAACCAGCGGGCTAGCATCGCCGGCGCCATTTCCGGAGCACAGCACGTGCACGCCATGGCCGAGCTCTACGATGTGCCGGTTATTCTGCACACCGACCACGCCGCTAAGAAGCTGCTGCCCTGGATTGATGGCTTGCTAACGGCCGGCGAAAAGCATTTTGCGCAGTACGGGCAGCCACTCTACAGCTCCCACATGCTCGACCTGTCGGAAGAGCCGATTGAGGAGAACATTGAAGTCTGCAAGCGCTACCTGGAGCGGATGGCCAAAATCGGCATGACGCTGGAAATCGAGCTGGGTGTAACCGGCGGCGAGGAAGATGGCGTCGACAACTCCGACGTGGATAGCTCCAAGCTCTACACGCAGCCCTCAGAAGTGGCCTATGCTTACAAAGAGCTCAGCGAAGTAAGTCCCCGTTTCACGGTGGCTGCGGCCTTCGGCAACGTGCACGGCGTGTACAAGCCCGGCAACGTGAAGCTACAGCCCAAGATTCTGCACAACTCGCAGCAGTACGTGCAGGAGCATTTCAACACGGGCCCGCAGCCTGTCGATTTTGTATTTCATGGCGGTTCCGGGTCCAGCCAGGAAGAAATCCGCGAGGCCATCAGCTACGGTGCTATCAAGATGAACATTGATACGGACCTGCAATGGGCTTTCTGGGAAGGCATCAAAAACAACTACGTCAAGAACGAAGGCTTCTTGCAGGGCCAGATCGGCAACCCTAACGGCCCCGATTCGCCGAACAAGAAGTACTACGACCCGCGCGTGTGGCTGCGCGAAGGCGAAAAGACCTTCGTTGCCCGTCTCAAGCAGGCTTTCGAAGACCTAAACGCCGTGAATCGCCGCCCATAGGTTTCGGCACTCACGCTTGCATCAAAGCAGCTCCATTCAACTTGCTTGAATGGGGCTGTTGCGTTTTAGGGCCATCCGGCCAATATATTTCGAGTGCTGTTCAAGCCGGTACGCAAGATCCTAAGCAAAAGACAATGAGGTTGATTCGCCCCGAATAGGGCTTCTATGGGCTGTAAACAGGCCGACGCAACCGGCCTGGCGGCAGAATTTTATCGGGCAAGGGTTGTGCAACTCTCGGATTCTGCCTTACCTTTGTGTCTCAATTCTCTCGGGGTGTAGCGTAGCCTGGTATCGCGCCAGCATGGGGTGCTGGAGGTCGTAGGTTCGAATCCTGCCACTCCGACTGAAGAGTTTCTTGCTCGAAGAGCCTCTGGGAACCCCACCCGGAGGCTTTTTTCGGCCAAAAAATCTGAATTCTCTGGCGCAGCAGACTGCACCAAAGGGAAATTCGGGGTGTAGCGTAGCCCGGTATCGCGCCTGCTTTGGGAGCAGGAGGCCGCAGGTTCGAATCCTGCCACCCCGACTTCATATGTTAGGTTACCAAAAGCCCGCTGAACTTACGTTCAGTGGGCTTTTTTATTTGTAGCCTGCTGTAATTGCCCGGAGTATTCCACGTTACTTTGCCATTCCTATTTCCTCTTCTCTTATCCTTTTTCACATGAAAATCCTTATTAGCAGCCTGGCACTCAGCCTTGCTGCAGCCTCGGGGGCGCAGGCCCAGATTGCGAAAGGCACTACCCTTCTGACTGGCAACATTGG
This genomic window contains:
- a CDS encoding ABC transporter ATP-binding protein; translated protein: MRALSATNKYLFRYKWHFLGGVLFVALSTLLAIFPAQIVRYAFDLVSEGIDLYHLFAGTSAQSEVYSLFGRNVLLYGTLIIVLALLRGVFLFFMRQTLIVMSRHVENDQKNEIYQHYQSLPLAFYRRHSTGDLMSRISEDVGRVRMYIGPALMYFMQLVILFVLIVPLMLMVNVKLTLYTLLPLPVLSVSIFYVNTLIERKSDEIQRSLASMTTFVQEAFSGIRVLKSFVREEDSHRQFSIASEHYKEKSLSLNFVNSLFFPLILFLVGLSTIVTVWLGGQEVIRGTITTGSIAEFLIYVNLLTWPVTALGWTSSLVQRAEASQARINEFLDQKTDIVSRENVQQEIQGDIVFDNVSFTYPDTGIQALRNVSFRIRPGQTLAVIGNTGSGKSTVAVLLCRLFDVSEGAIRIDNVDVRDFALTSLREQIGYVPQDVFLFSDSIRNNINFGLDTADEARMLQAAKDANVYDNIMRFPEGFDTKVGERGITLSGGQKQRVSIARALVKEPKILILDDSLSAVDTNTENAILGALQRIMHNRTSLIISHRVSSVKLADEILVLDDGQIVQHGTHEVLMQDAEGLYRALYERQLQSEDAA
- a CDS encoding ArnT family glycosyltransferase; this translates as MALFFLLALAFFSFFFRLGSAPMQLWDESRLALNAAQMLKHQQWLITMYQDQPDLWNTKPPLMIWLQALSIQALGYTELAVRLPSALAALATTLLLFWYGHRYLRGPLLGWLAAVVLVSAPGYVGWHVARTGDYDALLVLWTTAGVLAFGRYLATESRRALWLAAAAFTLAVFTKGVAGVLGLPALVLAAAFTGHLPTLLRRRDLYLCGLAVVGMVGSYYAIREAAGPGYLAAVWANELGGRAGGSLEGHEESVGWYTSLLAEFKFSFWLAFAVVGFGLGIRQARTTPEYQLAVLCGVWVGWYLLLLSSMQTKLTWYDAPIYPALALLAALGIGALAQAAHTHFQLPVLPPVLWVLGSLLLLWGPYANLMSDLTTQHRHRFVEAELQFGRHLQRQHENLPALTAYTLMMPPSYNGSTEWYGFIAEQTRQHQLTYRQANALNQIATGETVVVCGNKQRQQLLQQYAVEVLWQQDSCATLRVIR
- a CDS encoding NAD(P)/FAD-dependent oxidoreductase; the protein is MSIPTLSYWEHQTFLQGFDVVVIGAGLVGLTAALHLRQLRPGARVLVLERDTLPNGASTKNAGFACFGSISELLEQEARGGTAALVQVVQARWEGLGELRGLLGDEALRYEPVGGFELFRPAEAELAKRCRAAVPYYNELLAPVIGAPAIFRDATAHLPATGFSGVEVMLENTAEGALHTGRMMEALLRRAWAAGIVVLHGCAALALESGSNLVNIQTSLGPLSAPQVLLATNAFSRQFFPELDAQPGRGQVLVTEPIAGLHLPGTFHYDKGYTYFRQIDGRILLGGGRHLNFEAEATTEPGLTPQVQHYLEQLLREVILPGRAVRIDYRWSGVMAFGAELEPIVRPLAPGVFGALRCNGMGVALGAGVGRKAAEMLCR
- a CDS encoding T9SS type A sorting domain-containing protein, whose product is MKTLFTLVCLVATFLLSTPVQAQTKTAAKPAVKSPTAKAPATAKPSAKSPVAATAKPVAKPATAATKPAEAPTAPLALVTDKMEQPATNTGALKVRAETNPVTKRLTVRTNASGPTRVEINGPDGRPVITRDLLSSNDVATLDVSGLPAGAYIVQCTSGERHGMKRVMVGQ
- the fbaA gene encoding class II fructose-bisphosphate aldolase; this translates as MAAPTLTGLRAGVLHGDEVQSLFQYAKAHSFALPAVNVTGTNTVNAVLETAHEVNSPVIIQFSNGGAQFFAGKYPSNDNQRASIAGAISGAQHVHAMAELYDVPVILHTDHAAKKLLPWIDGLLTAGEKHFAQYGQPLYSSHMLDLSEEPIEENIEVCKRYLERMAKIGMTLEIELGVTGGEEDGVDNSDVDSSKLYTQPSEVAYAYKELSEVSPRFTVAAAFGNVHGVYKPGNVKLQPKILHNSQQYVQEHFNTGPQPVDFVFHGGSGSSQEEIREAISYGAIKMNIDTDLQWAFWEGIKNNYVKNEGFLQGQIGNPNGPDSPNKKYYDPRVWLREGEKTFVARLKQAFEDLNAVNRRP